One part of the Helicobacter cetorum MIT 99-5656 genome encodes these proteins:
- a CDS encoding glycosyltransferase, with protein sequence MFKSEKYPHIPIVFTFDRNYLFTAGACFYSLLDSIKKADKKVYYTLHALTIGLTDEDIAKLHQIVEPFKEFATLQHKDISDFLNTLKNPFSERFLKRFAKIVLVKYFLSELFLEYEKVVFSDVDVIFCQEFSDDFLKIDENDTNYFHGVFSSQHFPPADNHMYEGFLFCNLAYQRKNHFAQKVLNILNNQNIRTEPELTNHCWPHIARLGVKYCVAPNYYDFYKNNQESLWACLYKGDHPHIKEALDNPIIIHYDYNYFTAAGKPWNNPLELKANLWLNALAKTPFFNDYTLLLNENSEYYSNIIATTYCFGPRRVMTGILFDMPKWFFRHYFKYVFVHKAVIKSESLKYANMYIDDRIRYFKSLKPYCSRWGFKFVFFETLKVLKIHAPLKKIYRLIKRR encoded by the coding sequence TTGTTTAAAAGCGAGAAATACCCCCATATTCCTATTGTTTTTACCTTTGATAGGAATTATCTTTTTACAGCTGGAGCATGTTTTTATTCGCTCTTGGATAGCATTAAAAAGGCAGACAAGAAAGTATATTACACCTTACATGCCTTAACGATTGGTCTTACTGATGAAGATATTGCCAAATTGCATCAAATTGTGGAGCCCTTTAAAGAGTTTGCTACTCTGCAACACAAAGATATCTCGGATTTCTTAAACACGCTTAAAAACCCTTTTAGTGAACGTTTTTTAAAGCGTTTTGCCAAAATCGTATTAGTTAAATATTTTTTGAGCGAGTTGTTTTTAGAGTATGAAAAGGTCGTTTTTAGTGATGTAGATGTTATTTTTTGTCAAGAATTTAGCGATGATTTTTTAAAAATTGATGAGAATGACACAAATTATTTCCATGGCGTATTCTCTAGCCAGCATTTTCCTCCAGCAGACAACCATATGTATGAGGGTTTTTTGTTTTGCAACTTAGCTTACCAACGCAAAAACCATTTTGCACAAAAAGTTTTGAATATTTTAAATAACCAAAATATTCGCACTGAGCCAGAACTTACAAACCATTGCTGGCCACATATCGCACGATTGGGTGTAAAATATTGTGTAGCACCAAATTATTATGATTTTTATAAAAACAACCAAGAGTCTTTATGGGCGTGCTTGTATAAGGGGGATCATCCTCATATTAAGGAAGCCCTAGATAATCCAATTATTATTCACTATGACTACAATTATTTCACGGCAGCAGGCAAACCTTGGAATAATCCACTAGAGCTTAAGGCAAATTTATGGCTAAACGCTTTAGCTAAGACCCCATTTTTTAACGACTATACTTTGCTGTTGAATGAAAATTCAGAGTATTATAGCAATATCATTGCTACAACTTATTGTTTTGGTCCTAGGAGAGTAATGACTGGAATTTTATTTGACATGCCAAAATGGTTTTTTAGACATTATTTTAAATATGTGTTTGTCCATAAAGCTGTGATAAAGAGTGAAAGCTTAAAATATGCAAACATGTATATAGATGACAGAATCCGCTATTTTAAGTCTTTGAAGCCTTATTGTTCGCGTTGGGGGTTTAAATTTGTATTTTTTGAAACCCTTAAAGTTTTAAAAATCCATGCACCGTTAAAGAAAATCTATAGGCTAATCAAAAGGCGTTAA
- the tnpA gene encoding IS200/IS605 family transposase — translation MKQIDNIRHGRHCVFLMHVHLVFVTKYRRKAFNKEVIDFLGSVFAKVCKDFESELVEFDGESDHVHLLINYPPKVSVSRLVNSLKGVSSRLVRQQNFKNVKATLWGNHLWSPSYFAGSCGGAPLEIIKQYIQEQETPH, via the coding sequence ATGAAACAAATTGATAATATTAGACATGGCAGACATTGTGTTTTTTTAATGCATGTGCATTTAGTATTTGTAACTAAATATAGGCGTAAAGCATTCAACAAAGAAGTTATAGACTTTTTAGGTTCTGTATTTGCTAAGGTATGCAAAGACTTTGAAAGCGAGTTAGTAGAATTTGATGGGGAAAGCGACCATGTGCATTTACTTATCAATTATCCACCAAAAGTTAGTGTTAGTAGGTTAGTTAATTCTTTAAAGGGTGTTAGTAGTCGTTTGGTTAGACAACAAAATTTTAAAAATGTTAAAGCTACTTTGTGGGGCAATCATTTATGGTCGCCTAGTTATTTTGCTGGAAGCTGTGGGGGTGCTCCTTTAGAAATCATTAAGCAATATATCCAAGAGCAAGAAACACCACATTAG
- the fliP gene encoding flagellar type III secretion system pore protein FliP (The bacterial flagellar biogenesis protein FliP forms a type III secretion system (T3SS)-type pore required for flagellar assembly.): protein MFKARILRFLKIILLILAIIYPLMSADSTLPSVNLSLNAPTEPKQLVTTLNVVALLTLLVLAPSLILVMTSFTRLIVVFGFLRTALGTQQTPPTQILVSLSLILTFFIMEPSLKKAYENGIKPYMDKKISYTEAFEKSALPFKEFMLKNTREKDLALFFRIRNLPNPKTPNDVSLSVLIPAFMISELKTAFQIGFLLYLPFLVIDMVISSILMAMGMMMLPPVMISLPFKILVFILVDGFNLLTENLVASFKMT, encoded by the coding sequence ATGTTTAAGGCTAGAATTTTGCGTTTCTTAAAAATCATTCTTTTGATACTTGCTATCATTTATCCTTTAATGAGTGCAGATAGCACCTTGCCTAGTGTCAATCTTTCTTTAAACGCTCCCACAGAGCCTAAGCAACTTGTAACCACGCTTAATGTAGTCGCTTTACTCACACTCTTAGTTTTAGCTCCATCACTGATTTTAGTGATGACAAGTTTCACTCGTTTGATTGTGGTTTTTGGCTTTTTAAGAACCGCTTTAGGCACGCAACAAACCCCACCCACTCAAATTCTAGTCTCACTCTCTTTAATATTAACTTTTTTTATCATGGAACCTAGCTTGAAAAAGGCTTATGAAAATGGCATTAAACCCTACATGGATAAAAAGATTTCTTATACTGAAGCGTTTGAAAAAAGCGCTTTACCCTTCAAAGAATTTATGCTTAAAAACACACGAGAAAAGGATTTAGCCCTTTTTTTTAGGATTAGAAACTTGCCTAATCCCAAAACCCCTAATGATGTGAGCTTGAGTGTTTTAATCCCAGCGTTTATGATAAGCGAATTAAAAACGGCGTTTCAGATCGGCTTTTTACTCTACTTACCTTTTTTAGTGATTGATATGGTTATAAGCTCTATTTTAATGGCAATGGGTATGATGATGCTCCCACCTGTAATGATTTCCCTACCCTTTAAAATCTTAGTGTTTATTTTAGTAGATGGGTTTAATTTATTGACAGAAAATTTAGTAGCGAGTTTTAAAATGACTTAG
- the feoB gene encoding ferrous iron transport protein B, which yields MKEIIIALVGQPNVGKSSLINALSNAHLKVGNFAGVTVDKMEVSLIHKEHKITIIDLPGTYALNDFTTEEKVTKDFLENEKYDLIVNVVDSTNLERNLALSFQLLDTNKKMLLALNMWDEAQKEGISIDIEKLSEELGVVCVPTSARSKETSLNTEHLLDEIVTLYSQNILNNENIKVQSQSFNQCLEYSSLAKRAANLVTNEHKHNVSFERTYKIDKILMHERYGILIFLGFMLIIFSLSFLIGGALQEVVEVGFNFLTDSIKEHVANEDLASLIGDGIIGGVGATVSFLPLIVVLYFGISLLETTGYMSRVAFLLDGILHKFGLHGKSFIPLIIGFGCSVPAYMATRTLQNHNERLITLFVIGFMSCSARLPIYVLFVGSFFPSSSAGFVLFCIYVLGAIVALVMAKLLKLSVFKGQTESFIMEMPKYRFPSARMVWFSIYTKSLSYLKKAGTYILMGAILIWFMSQYPKNDVAMKTYKQESLLIKKDTSLSQEAKEEKLKELKIELDKKNLENSLVGRAGVYLEKVFIPMEFDWRLSVSLVTGFMAKEVVVSTLGVLFSLEDEDEKSSAFREIIRKDVSVPSGIAFIVFVMFYIPCFAATITFGREAGGIKFVAYLFVFTTVVAYVFSLIAFYVIKVFF from the coding sequence ATGAAAGAAATTATTATCGCACTTGTAGGACAGCCTAATGTGGGGAAGTCATCTCTGATTAATGCACTCAGTAACGCTCATTTGAAAGTAGGGAATTTTGCCGGAGTTACCGTGGATAAAATGGAAGTGAGTTTGATTCACAAAGAGCATAAAATCACTATCATTGATTTACCCGGCACTTACGCACTCAATGACTTCACTACTGAAGAAAAAGTTACTAAAGACTTTTTAGAAAATGAAAAATACGACTTAATTGTCAATGTAGTAGACTCTACTAATTTAGAGCGTAATTTAGCCTTAAGCTTTCAACTACTAGATACGAATAAAAAAATGTTGCTTGCACTCAATATGTGGGATGAAGCACAGAAGGAAGGTATCAGTATTGATATAGAAAAACTTTCTGAAGAATTAGGGGTTGTATGTGTGCCTACGAGTGCTCGCTCCAAAGAGACTAGCTTAAATACAGAGCATTTATTAGATGAGATTGTAACGCTTTATTCTCAAAATATATTAAATAATGAAAATATAAAGGTCCAATCCCAAAGCTTTAATCAATGCTTGGAATATAGCAGCTTAGCTAAAAGGGCGGCTAACTTAGTTACTAATGAGCATAAGCACAATGTGAGTTTTGAACGCACTTATAAGATTGATAAGATTTTAATGCATGAGCGTTATGGCATTTTGATTTTCTTGGGGTTTATGCTAATCATTTTTTCTTTGAGCTTTTTAATAGGGGGGGCGTTACAAGAAGTGGTGGAAGTTGGGTTTAATTTTTTAACTGATAGTATCAAAGAGCATGTGGCTAATGAAGATTTAGCGTCTTTAATAGGCGATGGGATTATTGGGGGAGTGGGGGCTACGGTTTCGTTCTTACCTTTAATCGTAGTGCTATATTTTGGAATTTCTTTACTAGAGACCACAGGCTATATGAGTAGGGTGGCGTTTTTACTAGACGGAATATTGCATAAATTTGGCTTGCATGGAAAGAGCTTCATACCTTTAATTATAGGTTTTGGTTGCTCTGTGCCAGCTTACATGGCAACAAGAACTTTACAAAATCATAATGAACGATTAATCACGCTTTTTGTGATTGGTTTTATGAGTTGTTCTGCAAGACTTCCTATTTATGTGTTGTTTGTAGGCTCGTTTTTTCCCTCTTCAAGCGCAGGATTTGTGCTGTTTTGCATTTATGTTTTAGGGGCGATTGTGGCACTAGTGATGGCAAAACTATTAAAACTAAGCGTGTTTAAAGGACAAACAGAATCTTTTATTATGGAAATGCCAAAATACCGCTTTCCTAGTGCTAGAATGGTTTGGTTTAGCATCTATACCAAATCGCTTTCTTATCTCAAAAAAGCTGGGACTTATATTTTAATGGGAGCGATTTTGATTTGGTTTATGTCTCAATACCCTAAAAATGATGTGGCTATGAAAACTTATAAACAAGAAAGCTTATTGATTAAAAAAGATACTAGCCTTTCACAAGAAGCTAAAGAAGAAAAATTAAAAGAATTAAAAATAGAATTAGATAAAAAGAATTTAGAAAATAGCCTTGTGGGAAGAGCAGGGGTGTATTTAGAAAAAGTCTTTATCCCTATGGAGTTTGATTGGCGTTTGAGTGTATCACTTGTTACTGGATTTATGGCTAAAGAAGTGGTGGTTTCAACTCTTGGGGTGTTATTTTCTTTAGAAGATGAAGATGAAAAATCTAGTGCCTTTAGAGAGATAATTAGAAAAGATGTGAGCGTGCCTAGTGGGATTGCCTTTATCGTGTTTGTGATGTTTTACATTCCTTGTTTTGCAGCTACGATTACTTTTGGAAGAGAAGCTGGAGGGATAAAGTTTGTGGCGTATTTATTTGTGTTTACAACGGTAGTAGCGTATGTGTTCTCGCTCATAGCTTTTTATGTAATTAAAGTCTTTTTTTAA
- a CDS encoding RNA-guided endonuclease InsQ/TnpB family protein — protein sequence MKVNKGFKFRLYPTKEQQTKLQHSFFVYNQAYNICLNLQQEQYEKNKDLPTKQRKWQKSSELDSAIKHHLKARNLSFSSVVAQQSRMNAERALRDAFKVKNRGFPKFKNSKFAKQSFTWNNQGFSIKDFNERFKMFNLMKMPLKMRMHRDLPLNAKIKQIVVSCSHQKYFVSFSIEYEKELNTIKEPRNCVGVDLNIYDIALSVDLKEYEKLTDLEQYQKDMKELGLKVDENINLKRLIPTYSKLHSFKKYSKEFKRLQRKQSRRVLKSKQNKIKLGGNFYKTQKKLNKAFDKSSYQKLDRYHKITSELSKQFELIVVEDLQIKNMTKRAKLKNVKQKSGLNKSILNTSFYQIISFLDYKQQHNGKLLVKAPPQYTSKTCHSCGQINHELKLNHREYLCQNCGYIEHRDINAASNILSKGLSLLGLGNSLADFKEQSLSY from the coding sequence ATGAAAGTAAATAAGGGCTTTAAATTTCGTTTGTATCCTACCAAAGAGCAACAGACCAAATTACAACACTCTTTTTTTGTCTATAACCAAGCCTATAACATTTGCTTAAATCTACAACAAGAGCAATACGAAAAAAACAAAGATTTACCCACTAAACAAAGAAAATGGCAAAAATCAAGCGAATTAGATAGTGCGATTAAGCACCATTTAAAAGCTAGGAATTTAAGTTTTAGTAGTGTAGTCGCTCAACAATCACGCATGAATGCAGAAAGAGCCTTAAGAGATGCCTTTAAAGTCAAAAATAGGGGCTTTCCTAAATTTAAAAACTCTAAATTTGCTAAACAAAGTTTTACTTGGAATAATCAAGGCTTTTCTATCAAAGACTTTAACGAACGCTTTAAGATGTTTAACTTAATGAAAATGCCCTTAAAAATGCGTATGCATAGAGACTTACCCCTTAATGCTAAGATTAAACAAATCGTAGTCTCTTGCTCTCATCAAAAATATTTTGTTAGTTTTAGCATAGAATACGAAAAAGAGCTTAACACTATTAAAGAGCCTAGAAATTGTGTCGGTGTGGACTTAAATATCTATGATATAGCTTTAAGCGTTGATTTAAAAGAATATGAAAAACTAACCGACCTAGAACAATACCAAAAAGACATGAAAGAACTAGGTTTAAAAGTAGATGAAAATATCAATCTAAAACGACTTATTCCTACTTATTCTAAACTACATTCTTTTAAAAAATACTCTAAAGAATTTAAAAGACTACAAAGAAAACAAAGCCGTAGGGTTTTAAAATCTAAACAAAATAAAATCAAACTAGGAGGTAATTTTTACAAAACTCAAAAAAAATTAAACAAAGCCTTTGATAAATCAAGCTATCAAAAACTAGACAGATACCATAAAATCACAAGCGAACTTTCAAAGCAATTTGAATTGATAGTAGTTGAAGACTTACAAATTAAGAACATGACCAAAAGAGCCAAACTCAAAAATGTTAAACAAAAGAGTGGGCTTAATAAGTCTATACTAAATACTTCATTCTATCAAATCATCTCTTTTTTAGACTACAAACAACAGCATAATGGCAAATTGTTAGTGAAAGCTCCCCCACAATATACGAGTAAAACTTGTCATAGTTGTGGGCAAATCAACCACGAGCTTAAATTAAATCATAGAGAATATCTGTGTCAAAATTGCGGATATATAGAGCATAGAGATATAAACGCCGCAAGTAATATTTTAAGCAAAGGGTTAAGTCTTCTTGGGTTAGGAAATAGCCTTGCAGACTTTAAAGAGCAAAGCCTTTCGTATTAG
- a CDS encoding Gfo/Idh/MocA family protein: protein MLFAMIGSGGYIAPKHLQAIMNTGHFLDCSFDIHDSVGILDEYFPQSEFFTNLEDLEEYLEKSKTMGKEISYLSVCTPNHTHFDYIRFGLQHGMHVICEKPLVLDPSEIQDLKDLEVKHQKRVFSILPLRLHCGMLALKERVKKELEKNPNKVFDITLTYISVQGKWYFSSWRADVDRSGGLATHMGVNIFDMLLLLFGEVKDKVLNKDEPDCVGGILFLEHAKIRWFFSVNPEHMGVAQEKVHRSMIMEGEELNLMQNPSDLHTESYKQILTQGGFSLDDAMASIKLAYELRSLSLSKPCEDSHPLCCKSVDI from the coding sequence ATGCTTTTTGCTATGATTGGTTCTGGGGGCTATATCGCTCCCAAACATTTACAAGCCATTATGAATACAGGTCATTTTTTGGATTGTTCTTTTGATATTCATGATAGTGTGGGGATTTTAGATGAATATTTTCCGCAATCAGAGTTTTTTACCAATCTTGAAGATTTGGAAGAGTATTTAGAAAAGTCTAAAACTATGGGTAAAGAAATCAGTTACTTGAGTGTTTGCACACCTAATCACACACATTTTGATTATATTCGTTTTGGTTTGCAACACGGCATGCATGTGATTTGTGAAAAACCTTTGGTTTTAGACCCTAGCGAAATACAAGATTTAAAAGATTTAGAAGTTAAGCACCAAAAAAGAGTGTTTAGCATTTTACCTTTGCGTTTGCATTGTGGTATGTTAGCTTTAAAAGAAAGAGTCAAAAAAGAATTAGAAAAAAATCCTAATAAAGTCTTTGATATTACCCTAACTTATATTAGTGTGCAAGGGAAATGGTATTTTTCTTCATGGAGAGCGGATGTTGATAGGAGTGGGGGACTAGCCACTCATATGGGGGTTAATATTTTTGATATGTTATTGCTCTTGTTTGGAGAAGTCAAGGATAAGGTGCTTAATAAAGATGAGCCTGATTGTGTGGGTGGGATACTCTTTTTAGAACATGCCAAGATTAGATGGTTTTTTTCAGTCAACCCAGAACATATGGGGGTAGCCCAAGAGAAAGTTCATCGTAGTATGATTATGGAAGGTGAAGAGCTTAACTTAATGCAAAACCCTAGTGACTTACATACAGAAAGTTACAAACAAATTTTAACTCAAGGGGGGTTTAGCTTAGATGATGCTATGGCTTCCATTAAGTTGGCTTATGAATTGAGAAGCCTCTCTCTTAGTAAGCCCTGTGAAGACTCACACCCCTTGTGTTGTAAAAGTGTAGATATATAA
- a CDS encoding ribonucleoside-diphosphate reductase subunit alpha, whose translation MITVVKRNGRIEPLDITKIQKYTKDATDNLEGVSQSELEVDARLQFRDKITTEEIQQTLIKTAVDKIDIDTPNWSFVASRLFLYDLYHKVSGFTGYRHLKEYFENAEEKGRILKGFKEKFDLEFLNSQIKPERDFQFNYLGIKTLYDRYLLKDTDNNPIELPQHMFMSIAMFLAQNEEEPNKIALEFYEVLSKFEAMCATPTLANARTTKHQLSSCYIGSTPDNIEGIFDSYKEMALLSKYGGGIGWDFSLVRSIGSYIDGHKNASAGTIPFLKIANDVAIAVDQLGTRKGAIAVYLEIWHIDVMEFIDLRKNSGDERRRAHDLFPALWVCDLFMKRVLEDAMWTLFDPYECKDLAELYGEEFEKRYLEYEKDPTIIKEYINAKDLWKKVLMNYFEAGLPFLAFKDNANRCNPNAHAGIIRSSNLCTEIFQNTAPNHYYMQVEYTDGTMEFFEEKELVTTDSHITKTANKLTSTDTLKGKQIYIATKIAKDGQTAVCNLASINLSKINTEEDIKRVVPIMVRLLDNVIDLNFYPNRKVKATNLQNRAIGLGVMGEAQMLAENKIAWGSKEHLEKIDSLMEQISYYAIGTSANLAKEKGVYKDFEGSSWSKGIFPIDEANKEALKLTERGLFNYTCDWQSLREKVKTNGMRNGYLMAIAPTSSISILVGTTQTIEPIYKKKWFEENLSGLIPVVVPNLSLETWNFYTSAYDIDAKDLIKVAAVRQKWIDQGQSTNVFLRIENASGKTLHEIYTLAWKLGLKSTYYLRSESPTLDEKSVLDRSVECHNCQ comes from the coding sequence TTGATTACGGTAGTTAAACGCAATGGGCGTATTGAACCTTTAGATATTACAAAAATTCAAAAATACACTAAAGACGCTACAGACAATTTAGAAGGCGTGAGTCAGAGTGAGCTAGAAGTAGATGCAAGGTTGCAGTTTAGAGATAAGATTACTACCGAAGAAATCCAGCAAACCTTAATTAAAACCGCTGTAGATAAGATAGATATTGATACACCTAACTGGAGCTTTGTGGCATCAAGACTCTTTTTATACGATTTGTATCATAAAGTGAGCGGATTTACCGGCTATAGGCATTTAAAAGAGTATTTTGAAAACGCTGAAGAAAAGGGGCGGATTCTTAAGGGGTTTAAAGAAAAATTTGATTTGGAATTTTTAAATAGTCAAATCAAGCCTGAAAGGGATTTTCAATTCAATTACTTGGGTATTAAGACTTTGTATGACCGCTATTTATTAAAAGATACGGATAATAACCCTATTGAATTACCCCAACACATGTTTATGAGTATTGCAATGTTTTTAGCTCAAAACGAAGAAGAACCTAATAAAATCGCTTTAGAGTTTTATGAAGTTTTAAGCAAATTTGAAGCGATGTGTGCAACCCCAACTCTAGCAAACGCTCGCACTACAAAGCACCAACTAAGCTCATGCTATATTGGTAGCACGCCTGATAATATTGAAGGGATTTTTGATAGCTATAAGGAAATGGCGTTATTATCCAAATATGGTGGGGGCATTGGCTGGGATTTTTCTTTAGTGCGTTCCATTGGAAGTTATATTGATGGGCATAAAAATGCAAGTGCAGGCACGATTCCATTCTTAAAAATCGCTAATGATGTGGCTATTGCAGTAGACCAGCTAGGCACACGAAAAGGTGCGATTGCGGTGTATTTAGAGATTTGGCACATTGATGTGATGGAGTTTATTGACTTAAGAAAAAATAGTGGCGATGAGAGAAGAAGGGCCCATGATTTATTTCCAGCCCTTTGGGTGTGCGATTTGTTTATGAAAAGGGTTTTAGAAGATGCTATGTGGACTTTGTTTGACCCTTATGAGTGTAAAGACTTGGCTGAACTTTATGGAGAAGAGTTTGAAAAACGCTATTTAGAGTATGAAAAAGACCCCACAATCATTAAAGAATACATTAACGCTAAAGACTTATGGAAAAAGGTTTTAATGAATTATTTTGAAGCGGGCTTACCTTTCTTAGCCTTTAAAGACAACGCAAATAGGTGTAATCCAAACGCTCATGCAGGTATCATTCGTTCATCTAATCTCTGCACTGAGATTTTTCAAAATACCGCCCCAAACCACTACTACATGCAAGTAGAATACACTGATGGCACTATGGAATTTTTTGAAGAAAAAGAATTAGTTACCACAGATAGCCATATCACTAAAACGGCTAACAAGCTCACTAGCACAGACACCCTTAAGGGCAAGCAAATCTATATCGCTACTAAAATTGCAAAAGATGGGCAAACGGCTGTGTGTAATCTAGCAAGTATCAATTTAAGCAAGATTAACACTGAAGAAGATATTAAAAGAGTTGTGCCGATTATGGTAAGGCTATTAGATAATGTGATTGATTTGAATTTCTATCCTAACCGCAAAGTCAAAGCCACAAATTTACAAAACAGAGCGATAGGGCTAGGGGTTATGGGCGAAGCTCAAATGCTTGCAGAAAATAAAATCGCTTGGGGTTCTAAAGAACATTTAGAAAAAATTGATTCTTTAATGGAGCAAATCAGCTACTATGCGATTGGTACAAGTGCGAATTTGGCTAAAGAAAAGGGGGTTTATAAGGATTTTGAAGGCTCTAGTTGGAGTAAGGGTATTTTTCCGATTGATGAAGCGAATAAAGAAGCCTTAAAACTTACAGAAAGAGGGCTTTTTAATTACACTTGCGATTGGCAAAGTTTAAGAGAAAAGGTCAAAACAAATGGCATGCGTAATGGCTATTTAATGGCGATTGCTCCCACTAGCTCTATCTCAATTTTAGTTGGCACCACTCAAACTATTGAGCCTATTTATAAGAAAAAATGGTTTGAAGAAAATTTGAGCGGACTCATTCCTGTAGTTGTGCCTAATTTGAGCTTAGAAACTTGGAATTTTTATACATCTGCCTATGATATTGACGCCAAAGATTTAATCAAAGTTGCAGCGGTGCGTCAAAAGTGGATTGACCAAGGGCAAAGCACTAATGTTTTCTTACGCATAGAAAATGCAAGCGGTAAAACCTTGCATGAAATTTACACGCTCGCTTGGAAACTAGGACTAAAATCCACTTATTATTTACGCTCTGAAAGTCCCACTTTAGATGAAAAAAGTGTCTTAGACCGCTCTGTTGAGTGCCATAATTGTCAGTAA
- the glmU gene encoding bifunctional UDP-N-acetylglucosamine diphosphorylase/glucosamine-1-phosphate N-acetyltransferase GlmU, with the protein MLSVIILAAGKGTRMHSSLPKSLHTICGEPMLFHILEVAFSMSDDVHLILHHQKERIKEAVIKRFDKVIFHTQIIEKYSGTGGAIMLEDKTPIPTQYEKILILNADMPLITKNALAPLLESNHNAIGMLNLAHPKGYGRIVLENHQVKKIVEEKDANTKEKEIKSVNAGVYLFERKFLEKYLPKLTNQNAQLEYYLTDLIALGINEKINAILLEEECFLGVNCQVERARAEEIMLERLKKNAMDLGVIMQLPSSIYLEKGVSFKGACILEQGVRISGICQIENAHIKAYSVIEDSEIINSSIGPFAHVRPKSVLKESSIGNYVEVKNAKLQGTKAGHLSYLGDCEIGKNTNVGAGVITCNYDGKNKHKTIIGENVFIGSDSQLVAPINIGSNVLIGSGTTATKDIPSGSLSLSRTTQTNFENGYFKFFKKS; encoded by the coding sequence ATGCTTTCTGTAATCATACTAGCCGCTGGCAAAGGCACTCGCATGCATTCTAGCTTGCCTAAGAGCTTACACACCATTTGTGGAGAGCCTATGTTGTTTCACATTTTAGAAGTGGCTTTTTCAATGAGTGATGATGTGCATCTCATCTTGCACCATCAAAAAGAGCGTATTAAAGAAGCGGTCATAAAGCGTTTTGATAAAGTCATTTTTCACACTCAAATAATAGAAAAGTATTCAGGAACAGGTGGGGCTATCATGCTAGAAGATAAAACGCCTATTCCCACTCAATATGAAAAAATTTTAATTTTGAATGCGGACATGCCCTTAATCACTAAAAACGCTCTAGCCCCTTTATTAGAAAGCAACCATAACGCCATAGGCATGCTAAATTTAGCTCATCCTAAAGGTTATGGACGCATTGTTTTAGAAAATCATCAAGTTAAAAAGATTGTAGAAGAAAAGGACGCTAATACTAAAGAAAAAGAAATTAAAAGCGTGAATGCTGGAGTGTATTTGTTTGAAAGAAAGTTTTTGGAAAAATATTTGCCCAAGCTAACTAATCAAAACGCTCAATTAGAATATTATCTCACGGATTTAATCGCACTAGGCATAAATGAAAAAATCAATGCAATTTTATTAGAAGAAGAATGTTTTTTGGGGGTAAATTGCCAAGTAGAAAGAGCTAGGGCTGAAGAGATTATGTTAGAGAGATTGAAAAAGAATGCTATGGATTTAGGGGTTATTATGCAATTACCAAGTAGCATTTACTTAGAAAAAGGCGTTAGTTTTAAGGGCGCATGTATCTTAGAACAAGGGGTGCGCATTAGTGGGATTTGTCAAATAGAAAACGCTCACATTAAAGCTTATAGCGTTATAGAAGATAGCGAAATTATCAATAGTAGCATAGGACCCTTTGCCCATGTGCGTCCTAAATCTGTTCTAAAAGAAAGTTCTATAGGCAACTATGTTGAAGTGAAGAATGCAAAACTTCAAGGCACAAAAGCAGGACATTTGAGCTATTTAGGAGATTGCGAGATAGGAAAAAATACGAATGTTGGAGCTGGCGTGATTACTTGTAATTATGATGGTAAAAACAAGCATAAAACCATTATTGGCGAAAATGTTTTTATAGGGAGCGATAGCCAGCTTGTTGCCCCTATCAACATCGGCTCTAATGTCTTAATAGGTAGTGGCACAACAGCAACTAAAGATATTCCTAGTGGTTCATTGAGTCTTTCACGCACCACTCAAACCAACTTTGAAAATGGCTATTTTAAGTTTTTTAAAAAGTCTTAA